From the Selenomonas sp. oral taxon 920 genome, the window GTTCCACAGGAGGAACGCCTCAGCAAAGATGCGATGATCGACCTCGAACTGCTCGAGGCACTGCGTCAGGAGAGAGACGAAGCGCGGAAAATCGACGGGCGCAAAGACCTCCTCCGGCACGCCGCCGACTGCGACAAAGACCGCACCTCCCTCGTGCGGACAGCGGTAGTAGGCAAAATGATCCGCAATCCCGCAGGCTGCAATGGAGAGGTTGTGCCCACTCAATGTATCGTTCAGATTGAACTCTGCTGCTGTCAGGGCCTCCAGATGCCATTCCTCGCCGCATGCCTTTGTCTCGTCGGCAAGCCGGATGATCTCGTCCGGGAAGTGATTGATGTTTTCCCATCCCCAGAGCCATGTGCCGCTTGACTTGGACTCACTTCCAATGAACTGAATCGGATACTCCCGCATGCCGAAGAATATAACGCCGCGCCCAAGGTCGATATTCCAATTCTCATTCTGCACCACAAGCTCGCCGCAGGCATTCTGGACGCACATCATCTTGCCGAGGCACGCAGAAAAAACATCACGCCAGTTGCTCCGATCCACCGAGAGCTGATCAAAAAATTCCTTCATATCCATTTTCCTTCAAAAAAGGGAATCTGGTTGCATGACAGATTCCCTCATCTTTTTCTTTAAATATCCAGATTCCGCACGAGACGTGCATTTTCCTCGATGAACTGGCGGCGCGGCTCAACCTTGTCACCCATGAGGATGGTGAAGAGCTCGTCCGCCGCCTCCGCATCCTCCGCGCCGACCTGCAGCATGGTGCGCCCCTCGGGGTTCATGGTGGTCTCCCAGAGCTGCTCGGGGTTCATCTCACCGAGACCCTTGTAGCGCTGAATCGTTACGCCCTCGCGCCCGATCTCGTCGAGCTTTTTCGCCTGTTCCTCGTCGGAGTAGGTGTAGAAATGCTTCTTGTCCTTGCGGATCTGATAGAGCGGCGGCTGCGCGATGTAGACGTGTCCGTGGTCGACGAGCGGCTTCATGTAGCGGTAGAAGAACGTGAGAAGCAGCGTGCGGATATGCGCGCCGTCGACGTCCGCATCCGTCATGATGATGATCTTGCTGTAGCGGCGCTTCGCCAGGTCAAACTCCTCGCCGATGCCCGTGCCGAACGCCGTGATCATCGTGCGGATCTCGGCATTTGCAAAGATCTTGTCGAGGCGTGCCTTCTCGACGTTCAGGATTTTGCCGCGCAGGGGCAGGATCGCCTGAAAGCGGCGGTCGCGTCCCTGCTTGGCAGAGCCGCCCGCAGAGTCGCCCTCGACGATATAGATTTCGCATTGATCGGGATCCTTGACGGAGCAGTCCGCGAGCTTGCCGGGGAGGCTCGACACCTCCAGTGCATTCTTGCGCCGCGTGAGTTCGCGCGCCTTGCGTGCCGCCTCGCGCGCTCTGGAAGCCATCAGTGCCTTGTCGAGCACCTTCTTTGTGACGGTGGGGTTCTCCTCGAAGTACTCGGTCAGCCCCTCGGTGACGATGGAGTCGACGATGCCGCGCACCTCGGAGTTGCCGAGCTTGGTCTTGGTCTGTCCCTCGAACTGCGGCTCGCGCACCTTGAGGCTGATGACGCAGGTGAGCCCCTCGCGTACGTCCTCGCCGGAGAGGTTGCCGTCCTTGTCCTTGAGCACGTTCAGCCGCCGTGCAAAGTCGTTCGCCGCGCGTGTGAGGGCGATCTTGAAGCCCGCGAGGTGGGTGCCGCCCTCCTCGGTATTGATGTTGTTGACGAAGCTGTAGATGTTCTCCTGATAGCTGTCATTGTACTGCATCGCGATCTCGACGACGGTGTCGTCCTTGACGCCGTTGAAGTAGATCGGCTCCTCGTTGATCGTTTCCTTCTTGCGGTTGAGGTGGGAGACGAAGGAGCGGATGCCGCCGTCGAAATGGAAGGTCTCGCGCCGCTCCTCCTCGCCGCGCTCATCGACGAGTGTAATCGTGATGCCGTGGTTGAGGAAGGCAAGCTCGCGCAGACGATGTTTGAGTGTCTCGAAGCTGTACGTGGTGACGGTGAAGATCTCGGGGTCGGGGACGAAGTGGACGCGCGTGCCCGTGGTCTCGGATGTGCCGATCTCGTGCAGCTTCTCCACGGTCACACCGCGCGCAAAGGAGATGGCGTAGATTTTTCCGTCGCGGCGCACCTCGACGTCCATTTCGGACGAAAGTGCGTTGACGACGGAGACGCCGACGCCGTGCAGTCCGCCCGAGACTTTGTAGCCGTCGCCGCCGAATTTGCCGCCCGCATGGAGGACGGTCAGCACGACCTCGACGGCGGGCATGCCGCTCTCGTGCATGTCGACGGGGATGCCGCGCCCGTTGTCGGTGACGGTGATGCTGTTGTCCCGATGGATGACGACCTCGACGGTGTCGCAGTACCCCGCGAGCGCCTCGTCGATGGAGTTGTCCACGACCTCATAGACGAGATGATGCAGTCCGCGCTCCGATGTCGAACCGATGTACATACCGGGACGCTTGCGCACCGCCTCCAGTCCTTCGAGGACTTGGATCTGTCCCGCGCCATAGTCGGCGTCAACGGCGGTCACCTCATCGCCCATCTCCTCGGCGGAGATGGCGATGCCCGAGAGGTCGGGCATGTCCGCCATTTCGGCGGCTTCCTTTGCCTCTGCCTCGGTCATCGGGCGTACCTCCGCCTGCTGTTCGTTTGCACTTAGGTCGATATTCTTTGCCATTATGTCCTCCTTGGGGGTGTTATTTTTTTTGTCGGCTCTACGCGAATAATCTTGCAGTTATTTGCTTTCAACTTTATATTTCTCACAGATGGGGCGGATTTTATCACGGATTTCGTCAATACTGAGGATCATCGAAAACGCCCCTTTCGTTATGATTTCTTCTTTGCCTTACGTTTCTTCATTTCCTCCCAGAATTCGCGCGTGGTGATGAGTTCGTTGCGCAGTTCCCAGAAGGTGCTCTGGATCTTCTTCGGCGTAACTTCCTCCGGGGGGAGGCCGCGATGGAGCATGGTGAGGAGACGGGCGTTCGCGCTGTCCTGTGCGGTATACTCGGTCGTGCCCGCGATCTGCCGGACGAGATCGGCGCGCTCGCTGCCGAGCATGAGTGCGTCGCAGGAGGGGACACGCTGCACAACGTCCGCGAGCTTTGCCCACGGTTCGGCGCGCAGGATCGCACGCACGGCTCTGCGCACGCTGCGTTCCTCGGCGCGGCGGCAGTCATGACAGCATCCCTCGACCATACGCCCGCAGGAGGGGCATGGA encodes:
- a CDS encoding DUF6882 domain-containing protein; this translates as MKEFFDQLSVDRSNWRDVFSACLGKMMCVQNACGELVVQNENWNIDLGRGVIFFGMREYPIQFIGSESKSSGTWLWGWENINHFPDEIIRLADETKACGEEWHLEALTAAEFNLNDTLSGHNLSIAACGIADHFAYYRCPHEGGAVFVAVGGVPEEVFAPVDFPRFVSLLTQCLEQFEVDHRIFAEAFLLWNRTPYDWDGNTLTAHFTQDLGIVFETAGDDLRISSISSL
- the gyrB gene encoding DNA topoisomerase (ATP-hydrolyzing) subunit B, with amino-acid sequence MAKNIDLSANEQQAEVRPMTEAEAKEAAEMADMPDLSGIAISAEEMGDEVTAVDADYGAGQIQVLEGLEAVRKRPGMYIGSTSERGLHHLVYEVVDNSIDEALAGYCDTVEVVIHRDNSITVTDNGRGIPVDMHESGMPAVEVVLTVLHAGGKFGGDGYKVSGGLHGVGVSVVNALSSEMDVEVRRDGKIYAISFARGVTVEKLHEIGTSETTGTRVHFVPDPEIFTVTTYSFETLKHRLRELAFLNHGITITLVDERGEEERRETFHFDGGIRSFVSHLNRKKETINEEPIYFNGVKDDTVVEIAMQYNDSYQENIYSFVNNINTEEGGTHLAGFKIALTRAANDFARRLNVLKDKDGNLSGEDVREGLTCVISLKVREPQFEGQTKTKLGNSEVRGIVDSIVTEGLTEYFEENPTVTKKVLDKALMASRAREAARKARELTRRKNALEVSSLPGKLADCSVKDPDQCEIYIVEGDSAGGSAKQGRDRRFQAILPLRGKILNVEKARLDKIFANAEIRTMITAFGTGIGEEFDLAKRRYSKIIIMTDADVDGAHIRTLLLTFFYRYMKPLVDHGHVYIAQPPLYQIRKDKKHFYTYSDEEQAKKLDEIGREGVTIQRYKGLGEMNPEQLWETTMNPEGRTMLQVGAEDAEAADELFTILMGDKVEPRRQFIEENARLVRNLDI